From a region of the Flavobacterium sediminilitoris genome:
- a CDS encoding cytochrome c oxidase subunit II, which yields MTSLLIFLVLVLIGIAIWQLTKIFDLTQVGVDSDNSEVANDKDNSVNGYLMFAFVGFIYIFTIYSLFEWSDLVLGTPASEHGVEVDNLMYISMLLIFFVQTVTQFLLHYFAFKYRGKKGQKALYFADNNKLEAVWTIIPVIVLAGLILYGLYTWNNIMFYEEDEDVIYVELYAKQFSWEARYAGEDNTLGKANVRYIEGINTLGVDLSDPAAQDDKVVTELHLPKGKKVVFKIRSQDVLHSAYMPHFRAQMNCVPGMITQFAFVPTVTTAEMRQDEAIIAKVDKINKIRAKKSTELVAKGEEALDPYTFDYLLLCNKICGASHYNMQMKIVVDTPEDFKKWLNEKPALAQQWKEANAPAEPEVKQDVTPEMVIDSTLIVDNH from the coding sequence ATGACAAGTTTATTGATATTCTTAGTTTTAGTTTTAATTGGAATTGCGATTTGGCAGTTAACTAAAATTTTCGATTTAACTCAAGTAGGCGTAGATTCAGATAATTCTGAAGTTGCTAATGATAAAGATAATAGTGTTAATGGTTATTTAATGTTTGCCTTTGTTGGATTCATTTATATCTTTACCATATATTCTTTATTTGAATGGAGTGATTTAGTTTTAGGTACTCCAGCTTCTGAACATGGTGTTGAAGTTGATAATTTGATGTATATTTCAATGTTATTGATCTTTTTTGTTCAGACTGTAACTCAGTTTTTACTACACTATTTTGCTTTTAAATACAGAGGTAAAAAAGGACAAAAAGCATTATACTTTGCTGATAATAATAAATTAGAAGCAGTTTGGACGATAATTCCTGTGATTGTATTAGCTGGATTAATTCTTTATGGCTTGTATACATGGAATAATATTATGTTCTATGAGGAAGATGAAGATGTTATCTATGTAGAATTATATGCAAAACAATTTAGTTGGGAAGCAAGATATGCAGGTGAAGATAATACATTAGGAAAAGCAAATGTTAGGTATATTGAGGGAATAAATACTTTAGGTGTTGACTTATCAGATCCAGCAGCTCAAGATGATAAAGTAGTAACTGAATTGCACTTGCCAAAAGGGAAGAAAGTAGTATTTAAAATACGTTCTCAAGATGTTCTGCATTCAGCTTATATGCCACATTTTAGAGCTCAAATGAATTGTGTTCCTGGTATGATAACTCAGTTTGCGTTTGTTCCAACAGTAACTACTGCTGAAATGCGTCAAGACGAAGCAATTATTGCTAAGGTTGATAAAATCAACAAAATTAGAGCTAAGAAAAGCACTGAATTAGTTGCTAAAGGAGAAGAAGCGTTAGATCCATATACTTTTGATTATTTATTGTTGTGTAATAAAATTTGTGGAGCTTCTCATTACAATATGCAAATGAAGATTGTAGTTGATACTCCAGAAGATTTCAAGAAATGGTTAAATGAAAAACCAGCTTTAGCACAACAATGGAAAGAGGCTAATGCACCTGCTGAACCAGAAGTTAAGCAAGATGTTACACCAGAAATGGTTATTGATTCTACACTTATTGTAGACAATCATTAA